A genomic segment from uncultured Vibrio sp. encodes:
- the mmsB gene encoding 3-hydroxyisobutyrate dehydrogenase, protein MSTIAFIGLGNMGSPMAQNLLASGFNVQVFDLDTNVAKALEPFGAIVASSLQEVVDGAGIVITMLPAASQVRSAYLGNLHGTVGVLNLVAPNTLLIDCSTIDPDSARLVANEAANKQLLFVDSPVSGGVTGAKAATLTFIVGGSDEAFSKANAILRYMGRNVFHAGKAGDGQMAKICNNLMLGILMSGTCEALNLGIDHGLDPKVLSNIMLQSSGRNWALELYNPCPGVMESAPASHQYQPGFMSKLMLKDLGLGLDAALQTHSSVPMGSLARNLYAFHNSSGYGELDFSSLFEFYKNQK, encoded by the coding sequence ATGAGTACCATTGCATTTATAGGTTTAGGCAATATGGGGAGTCCGATGGCGCAGAATTTATTGGCATCCGGGTTCAATGTACAGGTTTTTGATTTAGACACTAACGTGGCAAAGGCGTTAGAACCGTTTGGCGCTATCGTTGCCAGTTCATTACAAGAAGTAGTGGATGGGGCAGGCATCGTCATCACTATGTTGCCAGCAGCGTCACAAGTTAGGAGTGCTTACCTGGGTAACTTACATGGTACTGTAGGCGTACTTAATCTTGTTGCTCCCAATACTTTACTCATAGATTGCTCCACCATTGATCCTGATTCGGCACGACTTGTTGCGAATGAGGCTGCAAATAAGCAATTGTTGTTTGTTGATTCTCCAGTATCAGGGGGCGTGACGGGAGCAAAAGCCGCAACCTTGACATTCATCGTTGGTGGATCAGATGAGGCGTTTTCAAAAGCCAATGCTATTTTGCGATACATGGGGAGAAACGTTTTCCATGCCGGAAAAGCCGGAGATGGTCAGATGGCGAAGATCTGTAACAACTTGATGCTCGGTATTTTGATGTCAGGAACGTGTGAAGCCTTGAATCTTGGTATTGATCATGGTCTCGATCCTAAGGTTCTTTCAAATATTATGCTGCAAAGCTCAGGACGAAATTGGGCACTAGAGCTTTATAACCCGTGTCCAGGGGTGATGGAAAGTGCTCCGGCGAGTCACCAGTATCAACCGGGCTTTATGAGTAAATTAATGTTGAAAGATTTGGGCTTAGGGTTGGATGCCGCATTGCAAACGCATTCTTCTGTTCCTATGGGATCTCTCGCTCGTAATCTGTATGCATTTCATAACTCAAGTGGTTATGGCGAACTCGATTTCTCGAGTTTGTTTGAGTTCTATAAAAACCAAAAATAA
- a CDS encoding alkene reductase — translation MTKTLFEAYKLNDKITLKNKIAMAPLTRCMADGDLVPTDAMVEYYAKRADAGLIISEATIIRPDGQGYPNTPGLFTQAQIEGWKKVTDAVHANGGKIFAQLWHTGRVAHPTFFGGEYVLAPSAVAFDGTVPRMRELVYTVPKPATQEEIAQLVADYAQAAQNAIDAGFDGVEIHAANGYLIDQFLHFDTNRRTDEYGETPENMSRFPLEVIDAVVERIGAELTGLRVSPAGYAHMETDPRDRQVFDYFLPEVEKRNLAYLHEGMFDDSIEFDFLGGRVSQYMRETYSKTLMGVGGYTAETGAEAIEANKFDLIAIGRPFIANPDYISRVQENKQLVEYDAAMLETLV, via the coding sequence ATGACAAAAACATTATTCGAAGCGTATAAACTCAACGACAAAATCACACTAAAAAACAAAATAGCGATGGCACCTCTGACACGCTGTATGGCCGATGGTGATTTGGTTCCTACCGACGCAATGGTGGAATACTACGCAAAGCGTGCAGATGCAGGTTTGATCATTTCTGAAGCAACGATTATTCGTCCTGATGGTCAGGGTTACCCGAATACTCCGGGGCTTTTTACCCAAGCACAGATTGAAGGTTGGAAAAAAGTAACCGACGCGGTGCACGCGAACGGTGGTAAGATCTTTGCTCAACTTTGGCATACTGGCCGTGTCGCCCACCCTACTTTCTTTGGTGGTGAGTACGTCTTAGCACCTTCTGCCGTCGCATTTGATGGCACCGTTCCTCGTATGCGCGAATTGGTTTACACCGTGCCAAAACCAGCTACTCAAGAAGAGATTGCTCAGTTGGTAGCAGACTATGCACAGGCGGCACAAAACGCTATCGACGCTGGATTTGATGGCGTAGAGATCCACGCAGCAAATGGTTACCTGATCGATCAGTTCCTGCATTTTGATACCAACCGCCGTACAGACGAATACGGTGAAACACCAGAAAACATGTCCCGTTTCCCACTCGAAGTTATCGACGCGGTAGTTGAGCGTATCGGCGCAGAACTTACTGGCTTACGCGTATCCCCTGCTGGCTACGCACACATGGAAACCGATCCTCGTGACCGTCAGGTGTTCGATTACTTCCTACCTGAAGTAGAAAAGCGTAATCTGGCTTACCTGCACGAAGGCATGTTTGATGACAGTATAGAGTTTGATTTCCTTGGTGGCCGCGTATCGCAATACATGCGTGAGACTTACTCAAAGACATTGATGGGTGTGGGTGGTTATACAGCTGAAACAGGCGCGGAAGCGATTGAGGCGAATAAATTCGATTTGATTGCGATTGGTCGTCCATTTATTGCCAACCCAGACTACATCAGTCGAGTTCAGGAAAATAAACAACTTGTCGAGTATGATGCAGCGATGCTGGAGACACTGGTCTAA
- a CDS encoding TetR/AcrR family transcriptional regulator — translation MRNAEFDREYVLSSAMNEFIAKGYNKTSMQDLKRVTGLHPGSIYCAFENKRGLLLAALDHYATTKSQSFEQFFDDPKQILSGFERYLLEIIDSRECDNGKGCLLQKSLSELDQQDEEVEQIICNMLDQWKRNIQSKLELAKANNEIDSGTDCELLSDFLVMNIYGLRSIASTKPSEARLIELVNQIMLSLKSSCVDTKAIG, via the coding sequence ATGAGAAATGCCGAATTCGACCGAGAATATGTTTTAAGTTCAGCGATGAATGAGTTCATCGCTAAGGGCTATAATAAAACCAGCATGCAGGATTTAAAACGTGTGACCGGGCTGCATCCTGGTTCTATTTACTGTGCCTTTGAGAACAAAAGAGGCCTCTTGCTCGCCGCACTTGATCACTATGCGACAACAAAGTCTCAGTCTTTTGAGCAATTCTTTGACGACCCTAAACAGATCTTATCTGGCTTCGAGCGTTATCTTCTCGAGATTATTGATTCCAGAGAGTGCGATAACGGTAAAGGCTGCTTATTGCAAAAATCGTTAAGTGAGCTTGATCAACAAGATGAAGAGGTTGAGCAAATCATTTGTAACATGCTCGATCAATGGAAGCGCAATATCCAATCTAAGTTAGAGCTAGCAAAAGCGAACAATGAAATCGACTCTGGTACGGATTGTGAGTTGTTGAGCGATTTTTTGGTGATGAACATTTACGGCTTGCGATCGATTGCTAGTACCAAACCATCCGAAGCGCGTCTGATTGAACTGGTAAACCAAATCATGTTGAGTTTGAAGAGTAGTTGCGTGGATACAAAAGCAATAGGATAG
- the cyoC gene encoding cytochrome o ubiquinol oxidase subunit III, whose product MQTNVAAHHDHDHHHDTNGIKLFGFWVYLMSDCVLFATLFATYAVLSSNSIAGPTGKDIFELPFVFVETMLLLFSSITFGFGMIAMKRNDVAGLKRWLQITFALGLGFICMEVYEFHHLIAEGYGPQESAFLSAFFTLVGTHGLHVSFGLIWLAIAYHQLSTKGLNDNMAMRFNCLSLFWHFLDIVWICVFTIVYLLGVM is encoded by the coding sequence ATGCAAACTAATGTCGCTGCTCATCATGACCATGATCACCACCACGATACCAACGGCATCAAGCTGTTTGGTTTCTGGGTTTACCTAATGAGTGACTGTGTCCTGTTCGCAACTCTGTTTGCAACATACGCAGTGCTATCTAGCAACTCGATTGCTGGTCCTACGGGTAAAGATATTTTCGAATTGCCTTTCGTGTTTGTTGAAACCATGTTGCTGCTATTCAGCAGTATCACGTTTGGTTTTGGCATGATCGCGATGAAACGTAATGATGTTGCTGGTCTTAAACGCTGGCTGCAAATTACCTTTGCATTAGGTCTTGGTTTCATTTGCATGGAAGTTTACGAATTCCATCATTTGATTGCTGAAGGTTACGGCCCACAGGAAAGTGCATTTCTTTCTGCGTTCTTTACGTTGGTAGGTACGCACGGTTTGCACGTGTCATTTGGTCTGATTTGGTTGGCGATCGCTTATCACCAACTGTCGACCAAAGGTCTGAACGATAATATGGCGATGCGTTTTAACTGCTTGAGCCTGTTCTGGCACTTCCTGGATATTGTCTGGATCTGTGTCTTTACCATCGTTTACTTACTGGGGGTAATGTAA
- a CDS encoding enoyl-CoA hydratase/isomerase family protein encodes MAGMVTITEMDCADGIHRIGVATLDNVSSLNALTYNMLVQLHDQLLKWRDDPHLVCVVLTGAGEKAFCAGGDVRAIYHVMHDEGKDTTAEFCTRYFTLEYECDYLIHTYNKPIIAWGEGIVMGGGMGLFMGASHRVVTPKSRLSMPEINIGLYPDVGATWFLSQIDPEVGLFLGLTGALVNSSDAVTIGFADWLLLEEHYPTLLQELQTLPWGSSNAKEMVNALLALLEEGVIDSKPTTQIRPCLEQIKQACKGSDLNLIAQRIMAMDSINPWLENAKQTFAAGSPITAHICFRQVKEFHSLPLADCFRMELTLSVRCALLGEFKEGVRARLIDRDGEPNWMFKNVTEVDEDLIDTLFTPLWSISEHPLAELENEGELS; translated from the coding sequence ATGGCAGGGATGGTAACGATCACCGAGATGGATTGTGCAGACGGTATTCACCGAATTGGCGTGGCAACGTTAGACAATGTGTCGTCTTTAAATGCGCTTACCTACAACATGTTAGTTCAGCTCCATGATCAGTTGCTGAAATGGAGAGATGATCCCCATTTGGTGTGTGTTGTACTCACCGGTGCCGGAGAAAAAGCCTTTTGCGCAGGTGGTGATGTGAGGGCTATTTACCACGTCATGCACGACGAAGGCAAAGACACAACTGCCGAGTTTTGTACTCGTTACTTCACGTTAGAGTATGAGTGTGATTATCTCATCCACACCTATAACAAGCCTATTATTGCTTGGGGTGAAGGCATTGTGATGGGCGGTGGAATGGGGCTATTCATGGGGGCGAGCCATAGAGTGGTAACGCCCAAATCGCGTCTGTCAATGCCGGAAATTAATATCGGCCTTTACCCTGATGTGGGGGCGACTTGGTTCTTAAGTCAAATAGACCCGGAGGTCGGTTTATTTCTTGGTTTGACTGGCGCATTAGTTAATTCAAGTGACGCTGTCACAATTGGCTTTGCCGATTGGTTACTGCTGGAAGAGCATTACCCAACCTTATTGCAGGAGCTACAAACATTACCTTGGGGAAGTAGCAATGCGAAAGAAATGGTGAATGCACTGTTAGCTCTGTTGGAAGAAGGCGTGATTGATAGCAAACCAACCACTCAAATTCGTCCATGCTTGGAGCAAATTAAACAAGCGTGTAAAGGTAGCGATCTCAACCTTATTGCCCAGAGAATCATGGCAATGGATAGCATTAATCCGTGGTTGGAAAATGCCAAGCAGACATTTGCCGCTGGTAGCCCAATCACCGCACATATTTGTTTTAGACAAGTGAAAGAATTTCACAGTCTACCACTGGCGGATTGCTTCCGGATGGAACTGACACTTTCTGTTCGTTGCGCCCTACTAGGCGAGTTTAAAGAAGGAGTGCGCGCGAGACTGATCGATCGCGATGGTGAACCAAATTGGATGTTTAAAAATGTTACTGAAGTTGATGAAGATCTTATTGATACGCTATTCACTCCGCTTTGGTCAATAAGCGAACATCCACTAGCGGAGTTAGAAAACGAAGGAGAGTTATCATGA
- the cyoE gene encoding heme o synthase, with protein sequence MDHLQHERQHEVVGQGMLKSYLSITKPGIIFGNLISVAAGFFLAAKTEPASLTLFLTTLAGVGLVIASGCVVNNIFDRDIDQKMARTQNRDLAKGNINIDVAFVYALVLLLVGTGLLFQLANPLSAVVVLLGYVYYVFFYTMWYKRNSVYGTLVGSISGAVPPLVGYLAVTNFISLEAILLFTMFCLWQMPHSYAIAMFRMQDYREAGIPVLPVTEGIHKAHRHMKAYVVAFGAVSLGLFLLGEAGYEYLAVAAVVCFMWTKVTFRSIDDENYVAWSKSVFKVSLLVVMGISGVLGVELLPLV encoded by the coding sequence CTGGATCATCTACAACATGAACGTCAACATGAAGTTGTAGGTCAAGGTATGCTGAAAAGTTATTTGTCTATCACCAAACCGGGCATTATTTTCGGCAACCTGATTTCTGTTGCGGCGGGTTTTTTCCTCGCCGCAAAAACAGAACCTGCTAGCCTGACGTTGTTTCTGACAACGTTGGCTGGTGTGGGGCTTGTAATTGCTTCAGGTTGTGTGGTGAACAATATTTTTGACCGCGATATCGATCAAAAGATGGCGCGTACTCAGAACCGTGATCTGGCGAAAGGTAACATCAATATTGATGTCGCGTTTGTCTATGCGTTGGTTTTGCTTTTGGTTGGAACGGGATTACTGTTTCAACTCGCCAATCCACTTTCAGCCGTTGTTGTTCTTCTCGGGTACGTGTACTACGTGTTCTTTTACACCATGTGGTACAAGCGTAACTCGGTGTATGGCACCTTAGTCGGAAGTATTTCTGGCGCCGTTCCGCCATTAGTTGGTTACTTGGCGGTGACGAACTTCATTAGCTTAGAAGCGATACTGTTGTTCACCATGTTCTGCCTGTGGCAAATGCCGCACTCGTACGCAATTGCTATGTTCCGTATGCAAGACTACCGCGAAGCTGGTATTCCAGTTCTGCCTGTTACAGAGGGCATCCATAAAGCACATCGTCATATGAAAGCTTACGTGGTAGCCTTTGGTGCCGTTTCATTGGGACTCTTTTTGCTCGGTGAAGCAGGGTATGAATACCTGGCTGTTGCAGCTGTCGTTTGTTTTATGTGGACAAAAGTCACCTTCCGCAGTATTGACGATGAAAACTACGTTGCTTGGTCAAAGTCGGTGTTTAAAGTTTCTTTGCTGGTGGTAATGGGTATCAGTGGAGTACTAGGGGTAGAGTTACTTCCGTTGGTGTAA
- the cyoB gene encoding cytochrome o ubiquinol oxidase subunit I — protein MFGRLTLDSIPFHEPIIVITLAVVALAGLGVAYAVTKAGKWQYLWNEWFTSVDHKKLGFMYIAVAMVMLIRGFADAVMMRSQQLLSSAGDAGYLPPHHYDQIFTAHGVIMIFFVAMPLVIGLMNIIVPLQIGARDVAFPYLNNLSFWLFVVGVILTNMSLGLGEFGQTGWLAYPPLSGIKASPGVGVDYWIWALQISGVGTTLTGVNFFATILRMRTPSMPMMKMPVFTWASLCANILIIISFPILTVTIALLTLDRYLGMHFFTNDLGGNVMMYVNLIWAWGHPEVYILILPIFGVFSEVTATFARKKLFGYTSLVWATIVITVLAFVVWLHHFFTMGSGANVNAFFGIATMIISIPTGVKIFNWLFTMYKGRIRFTTPMLWTVGFLITFTVGGMTGVLMAVPGADFVLHNSVFLIAHFHNVIIGGVVFGCFAAITYWFPKATGFTMNETWGKRAFYLWIIGFLMAFLPLYALGFMGMTRRLSQDINPEFFPLLAVAAAGTVVIALGVLSQFIQIYVSIRDREQNRDLTGDPWGGRTLEWATSSPPPFYNFAHLPKGDVLDAFWYQKQNGEFDPSKEVEYERIHMPKNTPTGIYVSAWSLLFGFGMIWYIWWLAGLSLVAIIVTCIKHSYNEDVDYYVEVEEIKAIEAARRAQLEEAKKGSVKDNESKDDLEVTYAN, from the coding sequence ATGTTTGGAAGATTAACTCTTGATTCAATTCCATTCCACGAACCCATTATCGTCATCACCCTAGCGGTTGTGGCTTTAGCTGGCTTAGGCGTCGCTTACGCGGTAACCAAAGCCGGGAAATGGCAGTATTTGTGGAATGAATGGTTTACTTCAGTAGACCACAAAAAACTTGGCTTTATGTACATCGCGGTTGCGATGGTAATGCTAATTCGTGGTTTCGCTGACGCGGTAATGATGCGTAGCCAGCAACTGCTTTCCTCTGCGGGTGACGCGGGTTACTTGCCACCACACCACTATGACCAAATCTTTACCGCGCATGGCGTGATCATGATTTTCTTCGTTGCGATGCCATTGGTTATCGGTCTGATGAACATCATTGTTCCGCTACAAATTGGCGCGCGTGACGTGGCGTTTCCATACCTGAATAACTTGAGCTTTTGGTTGTTTGTTGTCGGTGTGATCCTAACGAACATGTCACTGGGCTTAGGCGAATTTGGCCAAACAGGTTGGTTAGCGTATCCACCATTATCAGGTATTAAGGCAAGTCCGGGAGTCGGAGTCGACTATTGGATTTGGGCACTGCAGATATCGGGTGTCGGTACAACGCTAACAGGTGTGAACTTCTTCGCAACGATCCTGCGTATGCGTACACCTTCGATGCCAATGATGAAAATGCCCGTATTCACTTGGGCTTCTCTGTGTGCAAACATCCTGATCATTATCTCATTCCCAATTCTGACCGTAACTATCGCACTACTGACACTGGACAGATACCTGGGTATGCACTTCTTTACCAATGATCTTGGCGGCAACGTAATGATGTACGTCAACCTGATTTGGGCATGGGGTCACCCAGAAGTGTACATCCTTATTCTGCCAATTTTTGGTGTGTTCTCAGAAGTTACTGCAACGTTCGCACGTAAGAAGCTATTTGGTTACACGTCGCTGGTTTGGGCTACGATAGTTATCACCGTTCTGGCGTTCGTTGTTTGGTTGCACCACTTCTTCACAATGGGCTCGGGGGCAAACGTAAATGCCTTCTTTGGTATTGCCACGATGATCATTTCCATCCCGACCGGGGTCAAGATCTTCAACTGGCTGTTTACCATGTACAAAGGCCGTATTCGCTTTACGACGCCAATGTTGTGGACCGTAGGCTTCCTGATCACCTTTACTGTTGGTGGTATGACAGGTGTATTGATGGCGGTACCGGGTGCGGACTTCGTTCTGCATAACTCAGTATTCTTGATTGCGCACTTCCACAACGTAATTATCGGTGGTGTAGTATTTGGCTGTTTTGCAGCGATTACTTACTGGTTCCCGAAAGCAACGGGTTTCACCATGAATGAAACTTGGGGCAAACGTGCGTTTTATCTTTGGATTATTGGTTTCTTGATGGCATTCCTACCGCTTTACGCGTTGGGCTTTATGGGCATGACCCGTCGTCTGAGCCAAGACATCAACCCAGAGTTCTTCCCACTATTGGCCGTTGCTGCTGCTGGTACTGTTGTGATTGCACTGGGCGTACTGTCACAGTTCATCCAAATCTACGTAAGTATCCGTGACCGCGAGCAAAACCGCGATCTTACCGGTGACCCATGGGGCGGTCGTACCCTTGAGTGGGCAACGTCTTCACCACCACCATTCTACAACTTTGCGCACCTTCCAAAAGGTGATGTACTGGATGCATTCTGGTACCAAAAACAAAATGGCGAGTTTGATCCTAGCAAGGAAGTGGAATACGAGCGTATTCACATGCCTAAGAACACGCCTACAGGTATTTATGTGTCTGCTTGGTCACTGCTATTCGGCTTTGGCATGATCTGGTACATCTGGTGGCTGGCTGGTTTGAGTCTGGTTGCCATCATCGTGACTTGTATCAAACACAGTTACAACGAAGACGTGGATTACTACGTGGAAGTTGAAGAAATCAAAGCGATTGAAGCGGCACGACGTGCTCAGCTTGAAGAAGCAAAGAAAGGTTCAGTGAAAGACAACGAAAGCAAAGATGATCTGGAGGTGACGTATGCAAACTAA
- the cyoD gene encoding cytochrome o ubiquinol oxidase subunit IV, with the protein MGQHIETSASDYVKGFVASLILTVIPFYFVWAQSLPEVTTYAILFGCALVQIFVHFKYFLHMEAKTDDGRWNLVSLMFTAIVVLILIAGSIWIIYNMNVNMKL; encoded by the coding sequence ATGGGACAACATATTGAAACAAGTGCGTCTGATTACGTTAAAGGCTTTGTTGCGTCACTTATCCTAACGGTGATTCCATTCTACTTTGTTTGGGCGCAATCTTTGCCAGAGGTCACGACATACGCGATTCTATTTGGCTGTGCACTGGTTCAGATCTTTGTGCACTTTAAATACTTCTTGCATATGGAAGCGAAGACCGATGACGGTCGCTGGAATCTGGTTTCACTGATGTTTACTGCCATTGTTGTATTGATTTTGATCGCGGGTTCGATCTGGATCATCTACAACATGAACGTCAACATGAAGTTGTAG
- a CDS encoding SDR family oxidoreductase: protein MDLSNSVIAITGAGQGLGQMIAIVLARAGADLALLDINESGLRETQQQCQMLSGKAFVYQLDITNEQQVEGAFDEILQDFGQLNGLINNAGVIRDGLLVKAKDGAISKMSLEQFSMVMNVNVTGTFLCGREAAVKMIESKSRGVIINISSVARAGNIGQTNYSASKAAVATMATTWARELAQYGIRVAAIAPGVVHTPMAENMKPEVIERLEKLIPLGRMGKTDEIAHAVKYIFENEYFTGRVLEIDGGLRM, encoded by the coding sequence ATGGATTTAAGCAACAGTGTTATTGCCATTACTGGCGCGGGCCAGGGTCTTGGACAGATGATAGCGATTGTTCTTGCACGTGCGGGAGCCGACTTGGCTTTGCTCGACATTAATGAAAGTGGGTTACGTGAAACTCAACAGCAATGCCAAATGTTAAGTGGTAAGGCTTTTGTTTACCAATTAGACATCACCAACGAGCAGCAAGTCGAAGGTGCGTTTGACGAGATTCTGCAAGATTTCGGTCAATTAAATGGGCTGATCAATAACGCTGGTGTCATCCGGGATGGCTTGCTAGTCAAAGCAAAGGATGGCGCGATTAGTAAGATGTCGCTGGAACAGTTCTCTATGGTGATGAATGTAAACGTGACAGGGACCTTTCTTTGTGGTCGTGAGGCTGCAGTGAAAATGATCGAAAGTAAGTCCCGTGGTGTGATCATTAATATCTCCAGCGTTGCACGAGCGGGAAACATTGGTCAAACCAACTATTCCGCTTCCAAAGCTGCAGTCGCAACCATGGCGACGACTTGGGCTCGTGAGTTAGCACAGTACGGTATTCGCGTTGCTGCGATTGCACCGGGTGTTGTGCATACTCCTATGGCTGAAAACATGAAACCAGAAGTGATAGAACGTTTGGAAAAATTGATTCCGCTTGGAAGAATGGGTAAGACGGATGAAATCGCACATGCCGTTAAATATATCTTTGAAAACGAATACTTTACCGGAAGGGTACTCGAGATAGACGGAGGTCTACGTATGTAA
- a CDS encoding enoyl-CoA hydratase has translation MSMNQEAIQHQISNHVAVITMNNPPANTWTVDSLYALKSLVLELNQDKDVYALVITGCGEKFFSAGADLKLFSDGDKAVASAMARAFGEAFETLSDFRGVSIAAINGYAMGGGLEVALACDIRVVEEQALLALPEAKVGLLPCAGGTQNLTALVGEGWAKRMILCGEQVSASRAKELGLAEELVQKGEALPKAIELAGSVANQSPSSVAACKVLIQNMRSAPRKHGLVKERELFLNLFDTEDQIEGVRAFLEKRTPKWKNQ, from the coding sequence ATGTCAATGAATCAAGAAGCGATTCAACACCAAATCAGCAATCACGTTGCGGTTATTACAATGAATAACCCACCGGCTAATACTTGGACGGTAGACAGCCTTTACGCATTGAAAAGTCTTGTACTTGAATTAAACCAAGATAAAGACGTTTACGCATTGGTGATAACAGGCTGTGGGGAAAAGTTTTTTTCCGCCGGGGCGGATCTCAAACTGTTTTCTGATGGTGATAAAGCGGTTGCATCGGCAATGGCACGAGCATTTGGAGAGGCTTTTGAAACTCTTTCCGACTTTCGCGGTGTTTCCATTGCGGCGATAAACGGCTATGCCATGGGCGGAGGATTAGAAGTGGCGTTGGCGTGTGACATTCGAGTCGTTGAAGAACAAGCCTTATTGGCATTGCCAGAAGCCAAAGTTGGGTTATTACCCTGTGCTGGTGGTACGCAAAATCTTACCGCATTAGTTGGCGAAGGTTGGGCTAAACGTATGATTCTTTGTGGTGAACAAGTCAGCGCGAGCCGAGCAAAAGAACTAGGCTTAGCAGAGGAACTTGTACAAAAAGGAGAAGCGTTACCCAAAGCGATAGAATTAGCCGGTTCAGTGGCAAACCAGTCTCCATCTTCTGTCGCGGCATGCAAAGTCCTTATTCAAAACATGCGTTCAGCGCCGAGAAAACATGGATTAGTCAAAGAGCGAGAGCTGTTCCTCAATCTCTTCGATACCGAAGATCAGATAGAAGGTGTACGTGCGTTTCTTGAGAAACGTACACCGAAATGGAAAAACCAATAG
- the cyoA gene encoding ubiquinol oxidase subunit II: MEASRYKRILSRGSLASVILLLSGCNSALLDPKGAIGVQEKELIITALLLMLIVVIPVILMTIYFAYRYRESNTQQEYAPEWSHSTKIEIVVWTVPIIIIAILGAITWRSTHALEPSKPLESDVKPLTIEVVSLDWKWLFIYPEQNMATVNYVAFPKDVPVNFKLTSDNIMNAFFIPRLGSQIYAMPGMVTKLNLIANHEGDFKGFASSFSGKGFSQMKFTASAMPDQASFQKWVQEVKASPDRIEDWDQYRSLAEPSIAAPVTLFSSVPPFLFSNVVTQHPGSMNCLPEIQG, encoded by the coding sequence ATGGAAGCCTCAAGATATAAACGCATCTTGTCGAGAGGAAGTTTGGCGTCCGTCATACTTCTGCTCTCAGGATGTAATTCAGCTTTGCTTGACCCCAAAGGAGCTATCGGTGTCCAAGAAAAAGAGTTAATTATTACTGCTCTTTTGCTGATGTTGATCGTCGTGATCCCAGTGATTCTGATGACGATTTACTTCGCTTATCGATACCGAGAGTCTAATACCCAGCAAGAGTATGCTCCAGAGTGGTCACACTCAACGAAGATCGAGATAGTGGTCTGGACTGTTCCAATCATCATTATCGCGATTCTTGGCGCTATTACATGGCGTTCAACTCACGCACTAGAGCCGTCAAAGCCTCTGGAAAGTGATGTAAAACCTTTAACCATTGAAGTGGTATCACTTGATTGGAAATGGTTGTTCATCTATCCGGAACAAAATATGGCGACAGTGAACTATGTCGCATTTCCTAAAGATGTACCTGTCAACTTCAAACTGACGTCAGACAACATCATGAATGCATTCTTTATCCCACGTTTAGGCAGTCAGATTTACGCCATGCCAGGTATGGTGACCAAGCTTAACCTGATTGCGAATCATGAAGGTGACTTCAAAGGGTTTGCTTCTAGCTTCAGTGGCAAAGGTTTCTCGCAAATGAAGTTCACGGCGTCGGCAATGCCAGATCAAGCCTCATTCCAGAAATGGGTGCAGGAAGTGAAGGCGAGCCCTGACCGAATCGAAGACTGGGATCAATACCGTTCGCTTGCTGAGCCAAGTATTGCAGCGCCGGTGACCTTATTCTCCAGCGTTCCTCCGTTTTTGTTCAGTAACGTCGTGACTCAGCATCCAGGTTCAATGAACTGTTTGCCAGAAATCCAAGGATAA